One window from the genome of Candidatus Leptovillus gracilis encodes:
- a CDS encoding type II toxin-antitoxin system VapC family toxin — translation QLQIEPVTNEQAMAARSAYRLYGKGRHPAGLNFGDCFAYALAKISGEPLLFKGNDFSQTDIPGVFD, via the coding sequence CAACTTCAAATCGAACCCGTGACAAATGAACAAGCCATGGCCGCTCGTTCAGCATATCGCCTGTACGGAAAAGGGCGACATCCAGCCGGACTAAACTTTGGCGATTGTTTTGCTTACGCTTTAGCTAAAATCTCTGGCGAGCCACTGCTGTTCAAAGGCAATGACTTTAGTCAGACGGATATTCCAGGCGTTTTTG